Part of the Nostoc sp. ATCC 53789 genome, CCTAACTCCTCACCAGATTCCCAGTTACCATCCACAACGCGATCGTTCACCAAAGAACCAAAATCACCCGCCGGATTAGAAAACAATCTTGCCGAGGCATTTTCTACCCCTTGGGCTTTTAAAGCCAAAGCGTGTTTCCTAACAAAATTCTGATCATCCGGTTCATCAGCATCAGCCGCCCGTTGAAATAAATCATCCAACAATTCGATGATATTGACAAAACTATCCCGGAAAATCCCAGACAAATTACCCAACACATCAATCCGGGGATGTCCAACCGCCGCCAACGGCTTCAACTCATAACGAACAACCCTACCAGTTCCTTCCTTAACAGGTTCAGCCCCCACCAACTCCAACAAAATCCCCAAAGATTCACCCTTAGTCTTAATCGCATCCAATCCCCAAAGCATCACCGCCACTGTTTCAGGATACTTCCCATATTCATCCAAATGCTGCGCGATAATTTTTTGACCAATTTCCCGCCCCCGTTCATAAGCAGCAGGCGAAGGCATCCGATAAGGATCTAAAGCATGAATATTCCTCCCAGTCGGCAAAACACCAGCCCCATCCCTTAACAAATCCCCCCCAGGCGCAGGCGGAATATACTCCCCATTCAACCCCCTCAATAAATTCGTCAACTCATCCGTAGACTGCATCAACAAATCCCTTATTAGCCTTTCCTCCTCCTCTCTCTCCTCTCTGCGTTCTCCGCGCCTCTGCGGTTCGTTTTCTTCCTCTTCCCCAAAATAAGCCTCCAAATACGCCCCCAACTCCTCCTCACTCGGCCTTTCCCCCAAAGTATGCAACCCCGAAGAAAACAACCGATTCTCTAAAACCTGCAAATATTCATACAACTCCACCAAATAATCATCAAAAGCATGACCGCTAAACATCCGCACATTCTCAGGAGTAAACGCAATCCCCAACTTCTTCGCATCCTCAAACGGACAATCTGCATCTAACCCAGAGTCCACAATTTTTTTACAAATCCCTTCCTTCAGCACATAATTCTTTTGCGGATCTTCCCGATACTCCGCAATTAAATCTCGCAACGCCACCAATTCCTTATACAAACCTGCACGCCCATAAGGTGGTACATTATGAGAAATTAATACACCATAACCGCGACGTTTTGCCAACATCGATTCAGAGGGATTATTCGCCGCATATATATATAGATTAGGCAAATTTCCTAACAGAATATCCGACCAAGAATAACCCGTATTACCCAACGGAGAACCAGGCAACCATTCCACCGTCCCATGCATTCCAAAATGAACTAAAGCATCAGCTTGAAACTCATTTTGCAGCCATTTATAGTAAGCAGCATATTGTGGATGGGGTGTTAAATCCCGTTCAAACATTAAGCGCATCGGGTCGCCTTGTATCCCCAAAGGTGGTTGTACACCTATCCACACATTGCCTAATTGCACACCACCAATTTGAAATTCCTCGCCGGATGTTTTAATTCCAGTTCCCGTGAGAGATTTCCATTGTTTTTCAATGCGGGAAGTTTGCAGATATCCCAACCATTTTTCTAGAGTGCGAAAATTTACAGTACTTGTGGGGTGGGCATCTTGCCCGCCATTATCTAGGGGCAGGCGAGACGACTGCCCTACAAGAGGATTAGCTTCATCAGCTTCTTTCACCCAGCGAATCAATTCTTCGCCATCATCAGGTAAATCCCCAACGGTGTAACCTTGTTCTTTCAGTGCATGGAGAAACTTCAGCAAACTACGCGGCACATTTAATAATGCAGCCGTCCCCGCAGCACCATAACCTGGAGGAAACCCATATAAAATAATGGCAATTTTGCGTTCCGAAGCAGGTTTTTGCCGCAAAGACACCCAGCTTTTCACCCTATCAATTAATCGCTGCACCCGTTCAGGAACCAAATAAATATTTTCGCCCACCAACCCACCGAGAGGAATGGTATCAATAGCCCCATCTAATTCTGGTAAAGCGTACAACACCACACTTTGCAATCCGCCAACACCTTGGCGCGTCCACGAGTGAATATCTTGAATTAATAGTGGTGCAGCAACAATATAAGGTACATTCTTGGCAGTCAGGATGCGCTTTGCTACTTCTATTTGGCGGCCTGCTTCCATTGAACCAGCCGGGCCACCCACCAGAGGAAAGCCAATTGTCGAAACGATCGCATCTACTTTTACTGCTTCACTAGAAAGTGAGGGAGTCTCTATATTGCCTAGTTTTCGTTGCTGAATTTCATAGTCGGTTGTCATCAAATCTCGTACCGCCACGTGTCCTTCTACGCCGTTGATGAAGATGGGTAAAGGAGTTAAGCCAGCTTCTTCAAAACTGCGAATTAGTTGGGGAATGTAGGGTAGTTTGGTGATGACGTGTTTGCGGTAGAGGAGAATTCCAATAACGGGTTTTGTCGCTTGAGATCCCCCCAACCCCCCTTGAGAAGGGGGGCTAATATTTCCCCCTTTGTAAGGGGGGCTAGGAGGGATCTTTTCATACCATTCTAGGTATGCTTTTGGGGATTCAAAAAACCCTTGATAATCGGGGTGGAGTAATCCGATGTTGGGGGTTTCGATTAATGGGGGAATGTCGCCGACTTTTAAATTTAAGTATTTTTCTGCTAGTGTCCAGAATAATGAAGCGACGTTTTCTGGCCCGCCAGCATTCCAGTAACCATAGATAATTAACCAGTTGCGTAAGTCTTGGACTTTTTGCACTGGGACGTATTTCAGTAATTTGGGGCCAATTTTTAAGAAGCTGATGTAACCAGCGAGTTTGTCTTCTTCTCGTCCGTTGCTAAATTTGTCAAGAATGAATTTAACTGGTTTGGGCATTCCTTTGGGTTTGTCGCCAATGGCAAAGTCACCCAGCTTGGTTAAACTCATCAATTCCAAAGCTGACTCAAAGACTAGGCGAATGGGAATTTGGGAAACGCGATCGCGCAGCCACACAACCTGGTCATAATCAAATAGTAGACTACCGAAAAATACATCAGCGTTATCAAGTGCTGCTTCTACCTCGGCGCGTTGACTGGTAATATTGCGATCGCTAAATACCCGAATATCCAACTCAGGACAGCGAGAGTTAGCCAAAAAAGCTGCTTTCCTGTACAAGTCAGCGTTGAATGATTCAAACCCAGCAACCAAGACGATGCGTTTCATACCTGTAAGCTACGAAATATTTCTTTACTTAAATCTTAAACGTGCTTTCAGGTTGATTGTCATATATCTACCCACAGATTCCGCTCAATAATTTCTTGAGGTAGCTAGAACTTCACCATTACCAATGCCTTTGGGATATTTTAATTCCTGTAGTACCTCTACACAGCGAACGAATTTCTTGTGCTGACAGGTTTGTGAATGTATGCAACTCGATAATATCTAATCTCCCGCAGGTGTGTAGAAAATATCACGTATTCTTTAATACTGTAAAGTATTATGTGTTAAGCTGCTCAGGGTTAACAGCAAGCCAAAGGTAGAGTCTGTAAATGGTTCACGACTCTATAAGCCCACTTTCATATCAGGAGGTGCGTCGGTTGAGGGATTTGAATATCTAACTAGTACCGCCAAGCGTAATTCGTAATTCGTAATTACCATTGCGTAAGGGCTTTAGACATTTCAAATGGATGGCTTATTTACGCCGAACTGTACTAGGTATGTTTTTTATGGCTTCCTACTTTTCTAAAGCGCTATTATCTGAATAGTGAAGGGAATTGCTGCATTGAAAATTATTGCAAAAATTAACCTTGTTATTCTCGATTTTGATAAATTATAATGGTTGTGTTTTTGGTGACAATTTACCTTGTAATTAAGGTATTTTAGCATATAAATTTGCTGTTCAGGTTCGCAGAAAAACTTATTTTGTCTGCTAGCGTATTAATGCTTAAAACAATGCGGACATTGCGAACAAGTACTTCAACAAATTTATTAACAAAACTTTTTCTCTAAAATTTGAAGAGTTTTGAACTAGTGTAAAAATAAGTAATTTGAGGATAAAATCATGAAATTTGGAATTGATAGCGGACACAATTGTCCACCAGACACAGGAGCCAGAGGAATTAAGTTTGAGGATAATTTAACTCTAGATGTAGGTAATAGAGTTATAGCCAAGTTAAGAGCTTTAGGTAATGATGTTGTAGTATGTAGACCAAGTAGTGCTAGTACAGTCCGTGACTCACTCTCAAAAAGATGTTCTACAGCTAATGGAAGTAAAGTAGATATTTACGTCTCAATTCATTTTAATGCTTTTAATAACCAAGCTAATGGTACAGAAGTATTTGCCACTAGTGAGACTGGTAGAAGAATCGCTAAACCTGTATTAGATGAAATCGTCAAGTTGGGATTTTTTAATCGCGGCGTTAAGAGTGGTTCCCACTTGTATGTTCTGAAAAATACAGATATGCCTGCCATCTTGATAGAATGTTGCTTCATCGATTCGCAAAAAGATATGAATCTTTTTAATCCTGAAGCAATGGCTAATGCGATCGTCAAAGGCTTAACTGGTAAAGTGCCAACTACTCCTGTTAATCCTGTACCAGATGAAGAGGAGAATGTAGATGCTACGATTCTCAGACTGCAAAAATCCTTAAATCGACTCAAAATAGTTGATAAAAATGGTAAGGCGTTAGTAGAAGATGGCTTCACTGGGGCTAACACTAAATCTGCTGTCGAAAAATTTCAGGCTATTGTCGGTGTTCAGCCAACTGGAGTTGCCGACGCAACTACATGGAATGCCATAAATTTAATTTTGGCAAAACGAATTATCAGACCAAACCATGCTGGTGGTGCAGTTGTTAGATATTTACAATACCGTTTAGGTGTTGAGAATGATGGTGTTTACGGACCACAAACAGAGGTTGCAATTAAGAACTTTCAAAAGCAAAATGGTTTAGATGCCGATGGGATTGTCGGGCCTGCTAGCTGGCAGAAATTAATTGGTTAGTAGGTTGGCGCAATTAAAGGTAACTGGCTAGGGCTGTCATTTGTCCTTCGTCATTTGTCATTAGTGAGGGTTTTAAACCTATTTGCGTTTTGCAACATACTTGGTTTTTTCGTGCCAACTTACTTAGATTGAGTAGTAGACATTATTTGTAGTTGTAGATCCTCCTAAATCCCCCTAAGCAAAGGGGGACTTTGAGAGGTTTTTGCCTTTTTTAAGGCTGGGTTTTCCGGCTTTAAATAAATTAATCACAGGGAAAAGTGATCGTGAAACACCTTGAGGGAAGAGTGGCATTAGTAACAGGTGCTACGCGGGGAATTGGTAGGGGAATTGCTATTGGTTTGGCTGAGGCTGGGGCAACTGTATACGTCACGGGACGCAGCCTCAACAACTCCTCTAGTGATGCGGTTTCAGGAAGTCTTGGTGAAACC contains:
- a CDS encoding N-acetylmuramoyl-L-alanine amidase, which codes for MKFGIDSGHNCPPDTGARGIKFEDNLTLDVGNRVIAKLRALGNDVVVCRPSSASTVRDSLSKRCSTANGSKVDIYVSIHFNAFNNQANGTEVFATSETGRRIAKPVLDEIVKLGFFNRGVKSGSHLYVLKNTDMPAILIECCFIDSQKDMNLFNPEAMANAIVKGLTGKVPTTPVNPVPDEEENVDATILRLQKSLNRLKIVDKNGKALVEDGFTGANTKSAVEKFQAIVGVQPTGVADATTWNAINLILAKRIIRPNHAGGAVVRYLQYRLGVENDGVYGPQTEVAIKNFQKQNGLDADGIVGPASWQKLIG
- the bchH gene encoding magnesium chelatase subunit H is translated as MKRIVLVAGFESFNADLYRKAAFLANSRCPELDIRVFSDRNITSQRAEVEAALDNADVFFGSLLFDYDQVVWLRDRVSQIPIRLVFESALELMSLTKLGDFAIGDKPKGMPKPVKFILDKFSNGREEDKLAGYISFLKIGPKLLKYVPVQKVQDLRNWLIIYGYWNAGGPENVASLFWTLAEKYLNLKVGDIPPLIETPNIGLLHPDYQGFFESPKAYLEWYEKIPPSPPYKGGNISPPSQGGLGGSQATKPVIGILLYRKHVITKLPYIPQLIRSFEEAGLTPLPIFINGVEGHVAVRDLMTTDYEIQQRKLGNIETPSLSSEAVKVDAIVSTIGFPLVGGPAGSMEAGRQIEVAKRILTAKNVPYIVAAPLLIQDIHSWTRQGVGGLQSVVLYALPELDGAIDTIPLGGLVGENIYLVPERVQRLIDRVKSWVSLRQKPASERKIAIILYGFPPGYGAAGTAALLNVPRSLLKFLHALKEQGYTVGDLPDDGEELIRWVKEADEANPLVGQSSRLPLDNGGQDAHPTSTVNFRTLEKWLGYLQTSRIEKQWKSLTGTGIKTSGEEFQIGGVQLGNVWIGVQPPLGIQGDPMRLMFERDLTPHPQYAAYYKWLQNEFQADALVHFGMHGTVEWLPGSPLGNTGYSWSDILLGNLPNLYIYAANNPSESMLAKRRGYGVLISHNVPPYGRAGLYKELVALRDLIAEYREDPQKNYVLKEGICKKIVDSGLDADCPFEDAKKLGIAFTPENVRMFSGHAFDDYLVELYEYLQVLENRLFSSGLHTLGERPSEEELGAYLEAYFGEEEENEPQRRGERREEREEEERLIRDLLMQSTDELTNLLRGLNGEYIPPAPGGDLLRDGAGVLPTGRNIHALDPYRMPSPAAYERGREIGQKIIAQHLDEYGKYPETVAVMLWGLDAIKTKGESLGILLELVGAEPVKEGTGRVVRYELKPLAAVGHPRIDVLGNLSGIFRDSFVNIIELLDDLFQRAADADEPDDQNFVRKHALALKAQGVENASARLFSNPAGDFGSLVNDRVVDGNWESGEELGNTWQSRNVFSYGREDKGQARPEVLNTLLKTSDRIVQEIDSVEYGLTDIQEYYANTGGLKKAAEKQSGKKVTTSFVESFSKDTTPRNLDDLLRMEYRTKLVNPKWAQAMANQGSGGAFEISQRMTALIGWGGTADFTDDWVYDQAADTYALDAEMADKLRKANPEAFRNILGRMLEAHGRGFWEADADKLDKLRQLYELTDEELEGVTV